One window from the genome of Coleofasciculus chthonoplastes PCC 7420 encodes:
- a CDS encoding CHAT domain-containing protein, whose product MSATGKRFRQFLKYLGLVGLTTVLTVALAWQDFPSRMGILEVNAAIPDTSVVQVSPPDAVELVQVGLQRYQSGKFAAAVTAWQQAADLFASLGDSLNQAMVLSNLALAYQQLGQWTPANQAIEKSLHLLQTETASRDRTTVLAQVLNTQGKLQLAQGQPEQALKTWEEATETYQQVGDDIGVVRSLMNQAQALRVLGFYPRVRATLEQVNQRLQNQPDSSIKAAGLLSFGDTLRLVGDLEESETVLQESLAIAQTLDLSSGITAAFLSLGNTAYSQGELKAAIEFYQNAIASSVSPTTTLQVQLNQLRLLIELENWTDAEALAEKIQSKFANLPINRSSIYARINFSQSLLKLWRHESEVVGAGLTSNLSEKTANVTKPAPSTIVGAGFTSNLTETTPLYRRAMARLYTKPALNPQAVAQILTIGIQQAKELGDQRAESYSLGYLGQIYEYTQQWSEAKTLTEQALLLAQSVNSPDIAYLWQWQLGRLLKAQIDRGIADDSAIQSAVAAYKEAIHSLNSLRNDLVATNLELQFSFRESVEPIYRQLVSLLLQPGNKAVSQENLVQAREVIESLQLAELDNFFREACLTAQPEPVDQVDANAAVIYPIILPDRLEVIVAIANQPLRHYATNISETEVETVLAQTRRSLRRVASDRERLPLFSQLYDWLVQPIETELAASEIKTLVFALDGSLKSLPMAALYDGENYLIEKYSVALTPSLQILEPQPLSRTPIKVLVGGLSEAKQNFPALPGVESEIQQIQAEIPAQVLLNQQFTSAAMQKEISAASFPVVHLATHGQFSSDAEDTFILAWDDRVNVKQLGEVLQAREERERQPIELLVLSACQTAAGDQRAALGIAGVAVRSGARSTLATLWSVDDQSTAMLMVKFYQELAQADVTKAEALRQAQVALLQQSRFRHPYYWTPFVLLGNWL is encoded by the coding sequence ATGAGCGCTACAGGAAAACGATTCAGGCAGTTCCTCAAGTATCTAGGCTTAGTGGGTTTGACGACGGTGTTGACGGTTGCATTGGCGTGGCAAGATTTCCCCAGCCGAATGGGAATCCTGGAGGTGAATGCGGCAATTCCCGATACTTCTGTGGTTCAGGTGTCTCCCCCCGATGCAGTTGAATTGGTGCAAGTGGGTTTACAACGGTATCAGTCGGGGAAATTTGCCGCCGCTGTAACCGCTTGGCAACAGGCAGCAGATCTCTTTGCAAGTCTTGGGGATTCCCTGAATCAAGCCATGGTACTGAGCAATTTAGCACTCGCCTATCAGCAGTTGGGACAGTGGACGCCAGCGAATCAGGCAATTGAGAAGAGTTTACACCTTTTGCAAACTGAAACAGCGAGTCGCGATCGCACGACGGTTTTGGCGCAGGTGCTGAATACCCAGGGGAAGCTGCAATTGGCACAGGGACAACCGGAACAGGCGCTGAAGACGTGGGAAGAGGCGACAGAAACCTATCAGCAGGTGGGTGATGACATTGGCGTGGTGCGTAGCTTGATGAATCAGGCGCAAGCCTTGCGAGTTCTGGGGTTTTATCCGCGAGTTAGGGCGACTTTAGAACAAGTGAATCAACGGTTGCAAAATCAGCCGGATTCGTCGATAAAGGCGGCGGGATTATTGAGTTTTGGCGATACGTTGCGCTTAGTGGGTGACTTGGAAGAATCGGAGACAGTGTTGCAGGAAAGTTTAGCGATTGCCCAAACGTTAGACTTATCCTCAGGGATTACGGCGGCGTTTTTGAGTTTGGGAAATACGGCGTATAGTCAAGGAGAATTGAAGGCGGCAATTGAGTTTTATCAAAACGCGATCGCGTCTTCTGTTTCACCCACCACAACCCTACAGGTACAATTAAATCAACTGCGTTTATTGATAGAACTAGAAAACTGGACAGATGCAGAAGCATTAGCTGAGAAAATACAGTCCAAATTTGCTAATTTACCCATAAATCGTAGCAGTATTTATGCTCGAATTAATTTTAGCCAAAGCCTGCTGAAACTATGGCGTCATGAATCAGAGGTTGTAGGGGCGGGTTTGACTTCTAACCTTTCAGAGAAAACCGCTAACGTAACTAAACCCGCCCCATCCACAATTGTCGGTGCAGGTTTTACTTCTAACCTTACAGAGACAACCCCCTTGTACAGACGCGCCATGGCGCGTCTCTACACTAAACCCGCCCTGAATCCACAAGCAGTCGCTCAAATTCTGACTATCGGAATTCAGCAAGCAAAGGAATTAGGCGATCAACGAGCGGAATCATACAGCTTGGGTTATTTGGGTCAGATTTACGAGTATACTCAACAATGGTCTGAAGCGAAAACGCTAACAGAACAGGCGTTACTTTTGGCACAATCGGTCAATTCTCCTGATATTGCTTATTTGTGGCAATGGCAGTTAGGGCGACTGCTGAAAGCCCAGATAGACCGAGGGATTGCCGATGATTCAGCTATCCAGAGTGCTGTTGCTGCTTATAAAGAAGCGATTCATTCTCTCAATTCCCTACGCAATGATTTAGTTGCGACGAATTTGGAGTTACAGTTCTCATTTCGAGAAAGTGTAGAACCGATTTATCGCCAGCTTGTTAGTTTACTATTGCAACCGGGGAATAAAGCGGTTAGCCAGGAGAATTTAGTTCAAGCCCGTGAGGTGATTGAATCGCTACAGTTAGCCGAATTAGATAATTTCTTTCGTGAGGCTTGTTTGACAGCGCAACCAGAACCCGTTGACCAAGTTGATGCGAATGCGGCGGTGATTTATCCGATTATTTTACCGGATCGATTGGAGGTGATTGTGGCAATAGCGAATCAACCGCTACGACACTATGCGACTAATATATCTGAGACGGAAGTAGAAACGGTTCTGGCTCAAACCCGCCGTTCTCTGCGACGAGTAGCGAGCGATCGCGAACGATTACCTCTGTTTTCTCAATTGTACGATTGGTTGGTGCAACCGATTGAGACGGAGTTAGCGGCGTCTGAGATTAAAACTTTAGTATTTGCCTTAGATGGTTCGCTGAAAAGTCTGCCCATGGCAGCATTATATGATGGTGAAAACTATCTGATTGAAAAATACAGTGTCGCCCTGACTCCAAGTCTACAAATCCTGGAACCTCAACCCTTAAGCCGTACCCCAATTAAGGTGTTAGTGGGGGGATTAAGTGAGGCAAAACAGAACTTTCCAGCGTTACCTGGTGTGGAGTCGGAGATACAGCAGATTCAGGCGGAGATTCCGGCGCAGGTGCTACTGAATCAGCAGTTTACCAGTGCGGCGATGCAAAAAGAGATAAGTGCTGCGTCATTTCCGGTGGTTCATTTAGCCACTCATGGTCAGTTTAGTTCTGATGCTGAAGATACCTTTATTTTGGCGTGGGATGATCGCGTGAATGTGAAACAATTAGGAGAAGTCCTCCAGGCGCGGGAGGAAAGGGAACGTCAACCGATTGAATTGCTGGTATTGAGTGCTTGTCAAACCGCCGCAGGGGATCAGCGTGCGGCGTTGGGAATAGCGGGAGTCGCTGTGCGATCGGGGGCGCGGAGTACATTGGCGACGTTATGGTCAGTGGATGACCAGTCTACGGCGATGTTGATGGTGAAATTTTATCAGGAATTGGCACAAGCCGATGTCACCAAGGCGGAAGCGTTGCGTCAGGCTCAGGTGGCGCTATTGCAGCAGTCGAGATTTAGACATCCTTATTATTGGACACCGTTTGTGTTGCTGGGCAATTGGCTTTGA